The following is a genomic window from Methanobacterium aggregans.
AACCCTTAGAAAAAACAGTAAAGAACGTAAGAAAATATTGCAGGATCTTGGAAACAGGATCCATAGGGAACTGCCATCAGAGAATGAATGGACTCGTTTAACATCATTAGGTGGTTTCAGAGAGGTTGGAAGATCTTCATTGTTTCTGCAGACAACCAACAGTAAGATACTCCTTGACTGTGGTGTTAACGTTGCAGGTACAGATGATAAAAGTTCATACCCCTACCTGAACGTTCCAGAATTTGTTTTAGACGATCTAGACGCAGTTATAATATCCCACGCCCACCTTGACCACTGCGGATTTTTACCCTACCTTTACCACTACGGATATGAAGGCCCTGTTTACTGTACAACTCCAACAAGGGACCTCATGACTCTTTTACAGCTTGATCATATTGACATAGCCCACAGGGAAGATAATCCATTACCATTCAATGTTAAACACGTTAAAAAGAGTATTAAACATACCATAACCCTTGACTACGGTGAAGTGACAGATATTGCTCCAGACATAAGGTTAACCCTTCACAATGCAGGGCACATACTTGGTTCTGCCATCACCCACATGCACATAGGTGACGGTCAGCACAACTTCGTTTACACTGGCGACTTCAAATTTGAAAGGAGCAGACTCCTTGAACCTGCAGTTAGTAAGTTTCCACGTATAGAATCCCTTGTTATGGAAAGTACGTATGGTGGACACGATGATGTTCAGCCAACACGCAACGATGCAGAGAAAGAGCTCGTTAAGATCATCTACAAAACACTTGAACGTGGTGGAAAGGTGTTAATACCAGTATTTGCTGTTGGACGTGCACAGGAACTTATGATAGTTCTTGATGAGTACATAAGACATGGAATCATTGATGAAGTACCCATTTACATAGATGGAATGATATGGGAAGCAACTGCCATACACACAGCCCGTCCAGAGTACCTGAGCAAAGACCTCAGGGATCAGATATTCCACATGGGAAGGAATCCATTCATATCCGAGGTATTCCACAAGGTCAACGGTGGCAATGAGAGGCAGAACATAGTTGAAGGAGAACCCGCAATAATTCTCTCAACATCTGGAATGCTTACAGGTGGAAATTCAGTTGAATACTTCAAATGGTTCTGCGAAGACGAGAAAAACACTCTGGTCTTTGTTGGTTACCAGTCCGAGGGATCCCTTGGTAGAAGGATTCAGAAGGGTTGGAAGGAAATACCACTTAAAGAAGAGGGTAAAACCAACGTTTACAACGTGAAGATGGAGATAAAAACCATTGAAGGTTTCAGTGGACACTCAGACAGGAAACAGTTAATGGACTACGTGAGAAGACTCTCACCAAAACCAGAGAAGATCATGATATGCCACGGTGACAACTACAAAACACTGGATCTTGCCTCAAGTATCTACAGACAGTACAAAATTGAGACAAAAACTCCAATGAACCTTGAAACCGTTCGAATACAGTGAAAAGTAGAAATTCCTTGATAAAAAAAGTTTTGAGGAAGATTCTACCACTTTTTTTAACTCCCTTCCTTTAATCTATTTTTAATTAACTTGTTTATTTTGATTCTACTAGGTTTTGATTTAGTTTTTGATTTAGCAATTTGAATTGATCTATTCTAATTTGAATGAATGATATCTCCCATAACTCAGATTAAAAACTTAAAATTCCTTATTAATCTCTCCACAAAATTTAATAAATCCTAAGTTCAAATATATATCTGGAGATGCTTGAAGAATATGTGCCTTTGAATACCTCAAATAAGTTAAAAAAAAGATTTTGAGGGGGGTGGAGGTGATATGGGGTTGAGATAACTTATAAAAAAAAGTATTGTCCCATTACGGTTTTTGAAAAGTCATACTTTGACAATGAACAAAAACATGAAGCCAATCATAAAAAATCCCAATTCGAAGCAGAACCTCTTAAACAGCTGGAAGAAATTTTAGACCACTTGAAAAAGTACCATGACAACACAGAGTTGAATTTGGGTATTAATTTACTGATAACTTTAACATCACATAAAAGAAGGGATGTGGTTGCATATTCCCTTGGACAGTTGTTCGTTTTAATACCAGAAATTCACATGCAAAGGTTGGTTTTTGAAGAACTGCAGTGCATGGAAAATGATGAAGATGAGTATGTGCGTAGATCTGCATTGGATTCCCTGGAAATAATTTCAGGCGAAGTGAATTATGCAGAACCCTTCAATTTAATCCCCGAAATGTTTGATGAATTTCAATCCATGATAAAAATAAATTTAAAATATTTTAAATCCCATAATACATCCATACCCTATTTTAAAGAATTAAAAAAAGTTTCTAATAAAATAACTTTTTTTAAACCTGATATTAAACTGAAAGAACGTTTAATACGTTTTTACAATATATTGAACTACTCATTGTACAAAAACTTCCTTTACTCCCGTATAATGAAATCCTTCCCAGAACTTGAGTGCCTTGAATATCTATTTGATGATATATTTGAGGAAAAACTGGTTGAAAATGGTGCAGATTCCTACTCAAAACTTTTAGAGTTTGAATCCGTGCAGAAAGATGCTTTGAACGAGTTATGTACTGTTTATGCCAGTAGTTTCCTTGAAAAGGGACATATTCGCAGGTTAAAAAGTTTTCTTGATGATGAAAATTACCATGTAAGACTCAGTGGAGTTAAGGCTTTAAGTTATGTTGCGAAGATATTAATTAGTTCCAACGAGAAAACATTCATGAAGAATTTAGAAACTTCAGTTTCAATGGAACTTGCTCATGGCAAAGAGATGGTATCACTTGAAAAATCCATTGCATGAACCTAATAACTAATTTAATAACTATTTTAGAATAAAAACCAAATAACTAAGAGTATCAGTAAAAACCAATTAAGGTTAAAAATAAATATAATGTGGTGAATTTATGGTAACGTATTCAGAATCTGGGGTAGATATAAGTCTTGAAGAAGTAACAGTTTCTGCACTAACTTCGAAACTGAAAGAAACCCTTAAATTTAGGGAGATAATAACAGAAAGTGGTCATTTTGCAGCACTTGTTAAA
Proteins encoded in this region:
- a CDS encoding beta-CASP ribonuclease aCPSF1; its protein translation is MGSEIQEIKNTIVQRLPKRVQVAKVEFEGPEVVIYTKNPEIITENGDLIRDLAKDIRKRIIIRSDRSVLMEPEKAIQKIHEIVPEDAKITNISFDDVTCEVIIEARKPGLVIGKYGSTSREIVKNIGWAPKILRTPPITSEVIQRVRRTLRKNSKERKKILQDLGNRIHRELPSENEWTRLTSLGGFREVGRSSLFLQTTNSKILLDCGVNVAGTDDKSSYPYLNVPEFVLDDLDAVIISHAHLDHCGFLPYLYHYGYEGPVYCTTPTRDLMTLLQLDHIDIAHREDNPLPFNVKHVKKSIKHTITLDYGEVTDIAPDIRLTLHNAGHILGSAITHMHIGDGQHNFVYTGDFKFERSRLLEPAVSKFPRIESLVMESTYGGHDDVQPTRNDAEKELVKIIYKTLERGGKVLIPVFAVGRAQELMIVLDEYIRHGIIDEVPIYIDGMIWEATAIHTARPEYLSKDLRDQIFHMGRNPFISEVFHKVNGGNERQNIVEGEPAIILSTSGMLTGGNSVEYFKWFCEDEKNTLVFVGYQSEGSLGRRIQKGWKEIPLKEEGKTNVYNVKMEIKTIEGFSGHSDRKQLMDYVRRLSPKPEKIMICHGDNYKTLDLASSIYRQYKIETKTPMNLETVRIQ